The following are encoded together in the Flammeovirga agarivorans genome:
- a CDS encoding nucleoside permease, translated as MNLKIRLTIMNFLQFFIWGAWLITIGGYWFKTMQWSGTEFGAIFSTMGIASIFMPALAGIIADRYISAEKLLGIFHVIGAGILCYLPQIDNPSTFFVVMLLNMIFYMPTISLSITVAYSALQKNNLDIVKVYPPIRVWGTVGFIVAMWVVSLLKIETSPAQFYVAALASISLGLYSFTLPSCGVNKGGSSKTWVEALGFDAFKLFKQKKMALFFIFSMLLGASLQLTNAYGDIFLHEFDTNPLFKDSIAVKYPAIIMSISQVSETLFILAIPFFLKRFGIKNVMLMSMFAWVLRFGLLGIGDPGSGLVWIIISCIVYGMAFDFFNISGSLYVESQTDEKIRASGQGLFMMMTNGFGAVLGSSVSGVMIDQFFTDTEGLRDWPNIWFAFAAYSLVVAILFAVLFKHKHNPKDIESFSH; from the coding sequence ATGAATTTAAAAATACGCCTTACCATCATGAACTTTTTACAGTTCTTTATTTGGGGGGCTTGGTTGATTACCATTGGAGGTTATTGGTTTAAAACCATGCAATGGTCAGGAACAGAGTTTGGAGCAATTTTCTCTACGATGGGTATTGCTTCTATATTTATGCCTGCCCTTGCAGGAATTATTGCTGACCGTTATATAAGTGCAGAAAAGCTTCTAGGGATATTTCATGTTATCGGAGCAGGTATTCTTTGCTACCTTCCACAGATCGACAATCCCTCTACTTTCTTTGTTGTCATGTTACTTAATATGATTTTCTACATGCCAACAATCTCATTGTCAATTACTGTTGCCTACTCGGCATTACAAAAAAACAACTTAGATATTGTAAAAGTATACCCACCTATTCGAGTTTGGGGTACTGTAGGTTTTATTGTTGCAATGTGGGTGGTTAGTTTATTAAAAATTGAAACTTCACCAGCTCAATTCTATGTTGCAGCCTTGGCTTCAATATCACTTGGCCTTTATTCCTTTACATTACCTTCTTGTGGAGTAAATAAAGGAGGCTCATCAAAAACTTGGGTTGAAGCACTTGGATTTGATGCATTTAAATTATTCAAACAAAAGAAGATGGCATTATTCTTCATCTTCTCTATGTTATTAGGAGCCTCATTACAGCTAACCAATGCTTATGGTGATATCTTCTTACATGAATTTGATACTAATCCTTTATTTAAAGACAGTATAGCAGTAAAATATCCTGCCATCATTATGTCGATCTCACAGGTATCTGAAACACTATTTATTTTAGCTATTCCATTCTTCTTAAAGCGTTTTGGTATTAAGAATGTTATGCTAATGAGTATGTTTGCTTGGGTATTGAGATTTGGATTATTAGGTATCGGTGACCCTGGTTCAGGGTTAGTTTGGATCATTATCTCATGTATTGTCTATGGTATGGCATTTGATTTCTTTAATATCTCAGGTTCATTATATGTTGAATCTCAGACAGATGAAAAGATCAGAGCGTCAGGACAAGGCTTATTTATGATGATGACCAATGGATTTGGAGCAGTATTAGGTAGTTCTGTATCTGGTGTAATGATTGATCAGTTCTTTACTGATACAGAGGGATTAAGAGATTGGCCAAATATCTGGTTTGCCTTTGCAGCCTATTCATTGGTAGTTGCAATTCTTTTTGCTGTGTTGTTTAAACACAAGCACAATCCAAAAGACATTGAAAGTTTTAGTCATTAG
- the bla gene encoding subclass B1 metallo-beta-lactamase, with protein sequence MKNIIRLVFISLLISSCQQVKELPKEFINEDLELHQLSEHVWQHISFLNTEEWGKVPCNGMVVIDDGEAIIIDTPTDEKSTQLLYNWLTENDITIKGAVPTHFHIDCLGGLNYLHSKNVPSYASNSTIQLAKENGFEAPQNGFTDTLTLQVDDHPVILKFEGSGHTKDNIVAYVPNDKVLFGGCIVKGKGWSKGNLADADTLSWANSIQNIKSDFNAIEIVIPGHGKVGNTELLDYTFDLFKQ encoded by the coding sequence ATGAAAAACATAATCCGCCTAGTATTCATCTCATTACTTATATCTTCTTGCCAACAAGTAAAAGAATTACCTAAAGAGTTTATTAATGAGGATTTAGAATTACATCAATTATCAGAGCATGTTTGGCAACATATCTCCTTCTTAAATACGGAAGAATGGGGAAAGGTTCCTTGTAATGGTATGGTTGTGATAGATGATGGAGAAGCAATTATCATTGATACACCCACCGATGAGAAAAGTACTCAACTACTTTACAATTGGTTAACGGAAAATGATATCACAATAAAAGGTGCGGTACCTACCCACTTCCATATTGATTGCCTTGGTGGACTAAACTACCTTCATAGTAAAAATGTACCATCTTATGCATCAAATTCTACTATTCAACTTGCTAAAGAAAATGGTTTTGAAGCCCCACAAAATGGTTTTACAGATACTTTAACACTACAAGTTGATGATCACCCTGTCATTCTAAAATTTGAAGGTAGTGGACATACAAAAGACAATATCGTTGCTTATGTCCCTAATGATAAAGTTTTGTTTGGAGGCTGTATAGTAAAAGGTAAAGGATGGTCTAAAGGCAATCTTGCTGACGCAGACACTCTATCATGGGCCAATTCGATTCAAAATATTAAGTCAGACTTTAATGCAATTGAAATTGTGATACCTGGTCATGGAAAAGTAGGCAATACTGAATTACTCGATTATACATTTGATCTTTTTAAGCAATAA
- a CDS encoding VIT1/CCC1 transporter family protein: protein MNRKEVILQRIQPALAGLTDGTISSLAPIFATAFSTHNSWNTFIVGLATSIGAGISMTFSEYLSDDGNISGRGNPLKRGLITGAMTATGGLGHTIPFLFKDFSEALVIALIIVLIELSVIVWLRKNYLQASIKQSVIQIVIGGCIVLSVGVLLGQM, encoded by the coding sequence ATGAATAGAAAAGAGGTTATCTTACAAAGAATACAACCTGCATTAGCAGGCTTAACTGATGGGACTATTTCATCATTAGCACCTATTTTTGCTACGGCATTCTCAACCCATAATTCATGGAATACTTTTATTGTCGGGTTGGCAACATCTATTGGAGCAGGTATTAGCATGACCTTCTCAGAATATTTATCAGATGATGGTAATATTTCTGGCAGAGGAAACCCTTTAAAAAGAGGTTTAATTACAGGAGCTATGACCGCAACTGGAGGATTAGGGCATACAATTCCGTTCCTATTTAAAGATTTTAGCGAAGCCCTAGTTATTGCCCTCATCATTGTATTAATTGAACTATCAGTAATCGTTTGGCTTAGAAAAAATTACCTACAAGCTTCAATAAAACAGTCTGTGATACAAATTGTCATAGGAGGTTGCATAGTCTTATCAGTAGGTGTGTTATTAGGTCAGATGTGA
- a CDS encoding aminotransferase class V-fold PLP-dependent enzyme — protein MKKFHLTAGPSELYFTVEGHIQQALKENVAVISHRSKGFQDMFAFTISQVREMLNVPKDYHIVFTGSATEVWERLAQNCISKKSTHFVNGSFSQRFHAFAEDWGLETQKVEKPLGQGFSQEDYAIDADSDFIAITQNETSTGVQFPVEDIYNIREANPDKLIAIDAVSSIPYVDVDLTKVDSLYFSVQKGMGMPAGLGVWIFNDKCVERAKAVKANGRHLGGYHDIFTLLKNAEKSMTPATPNALGIYLLGKVSEDLLRREMKIVRSETEYKAGMLYAAVSAHKDLDFAVKEERLRSKTVIVIDVKENRSAKDLMEYLEEQGLVVSSGYGPNKATQVRVANFPTHSKELYFQLIDLIEAW, from the coding sequence ATGAAAAAATTTCATCTAACTGCAGGTCCTAGTGAGTTGTACTTCACAGTAGAAGGCCATATACAGCAAGCACTCAAAGAGAATGTTGCTGTAATTTCTCATAGAAGCAAAGGTTTTCAAGACATGTTTGCTTTTACCATTTCTCAAGTAAGAGAAATGTTGAATGTTCCTAAAGATTACCATATCGTTTTTACAGGATCAGCAACAGAAGTATGGGAAAGATTGGCTCAAAACTGTATTTCTAAGAAAAGTACACATTTTGTAAATGGTTCTTTTTCTCAAAGATTTCATGCTTTTGCAGAAGATTGGGGATTAGAAACTCAAAAGGTTGAAAAACCATTAGGACAGGGGTTTTCACAAGAAGATTATGCAATTGATGCAGATTCTGATTTTATTGCCATTACTCAAAATGAAACATCTACAGGAGTTCAGTTTCCTGTGGAAGATATTTACAACATTAGAGAGGCAAACCCGGATAAATTGATTGCTATAGATGCAGTTTCATCGATTCCGTATGTAGATGTTGATCTTACTAAAGTAGATTCTTTATACTTCTCAGTACAAAAGGGTATGGGTATGCCAGCAGGTTTAGGAGTATGGATCTTTAATGATAAATGTGTAGAAAGAGCAAAGGCTGTGAAAGCAAATGGTAGACATTTAGGTGGATATCACGACATTTTCACGTTATTAAAAAATGCGGAGAAAAGCATGACTCCAGCTACACCAAACGCTCTTGGTATTTATTTATTAGGAAAAGTAAGTGAAGATCTTCTTCGACGAGAAATGAAAATCGTAAGAAGTGAAACAGAATATAAGGCAGGGATGTTATATGCAGCAGTGTCTGCACATAAAGACCTTGATTTTGCAGTAAAAGAAGAAAGATTACGTTCAAAAACTGTAATAGTTATTGATGTAAAAGAGAATAGATCTGCAAAAGATTTAATGGAATATCTAGAAGAGCAAGGGCTTGTTGTCAGCTCTGGATATGGCCCAAACAAGGCTACTCAAGTTAGAGTTGCCAATTTCCCTACCCACTCCAAAGAACTATATTTCCAGCTTATCGATTTGATCGAGGCTTGGTAA
- a CDS encoding glycosyltransferase family 9 protein, with product MNKFLVIQTAFIGDVIMATSVVEKLIKFYPEAQIDFVVRNGNEGLLRNNPHINEVIIWNKKKDKNKNLLQVSMEIRRRRYDRVINLQRFLSTGLMTFISGAKSTAGFDKNPLSMFFTIKKPHIVGKSRERDAHEVSRYLSLIEDITDQEFVGPKLYPREIDYEKGSFDKPYVTIAPSSVWYTKQFHKDKWVELINKIPEELSVIMIGGPGDHDLCDEIAEKVERGNLCNWAGRLSFLQSAALMKSALMNYVNDSAPQHMASAMNAPVTAIFCSTVPEFGFGPLSSNSKIVEVEEKLECRPCGIHGHKKCPKKHFKCSMDINTDLMLLDDWK from the coding sequence ATGAATAAGTTTTTGGTTATACAGACTGCATTTATTGGCGATGTGATCATGGCAACAAGTGTAGTAGAGAAGTTGATTAAGTTTTATCCAGAGGCACAAATTGATTTTGTTGTTAGAAACGGAAATGAAGGATTACTAAGAAACAATCCTCATATTAACGAAGTTATCATTTGGAATAAAAAGAAGGACAAGAACAAGAACTTATTACAAGTATCTATGGAGATAAGAAGACGTAGATACGATAGAGTAATTAATCTTCAAAGATTCCTTTCTACAGGGCTGATGACCTTTATTTCTGGGGCAAAATCTACTGCTGGGTTTGATAAAAATCCCTTAAGTATGTTTTTTACCATAAAAAAGCCTCATATTGTAGGGAAAAGTAGAGAAAGAGATGCTCATGAGGTAAGTAGATACTTGTCTTTGATTGAGGATATTACGGATCAAGAATTTGTTGGTCCTAAATTATATCCAAGAGAAATAGACTATGAGAAAGGATCATTTGATAAACCTTATGTAACTATTGCACCATCTTCTGTTTGGTATACAAAACAGTTCCATAAAGATAAATGGGTTGAACTTATTAATAAGATACCGGAAGAACTTTCCGTTATTATGATAGGAGGCCCTGGTGATCACGACTTGTGCGACGAGATTGCAGAAAAAGTCGAAAGAGGAAATTTATGTAATTGGGCAGGTAGGTTATCATTTTTGCAATCGGCAGCATTAATGAAATCAGCACTGATGAATTATGTAAATGATTCTGCGCCTCAACATATGGCTAGTGCAATGAATGCTCCGGTAACAGCAATTTTTTGTTCAACTGTTCCTGAGTTTGGTTTTGGTCCACTTTCTTCTAACTCTAAAATTGTTGAAGTTGAAGAGAAACTAGAATGTAGGCCTTGTGGTATTCACGGTCATAAGAAATGTCCCAAAAAGCACTTTAAGTGTTCTATGGATATCAATACGGATCTTATGCTTCTCGATGATTGGAAGTAG
- a CDS encoding DUF3137 domain-containing protein gives MKTFEEFKSYFVENIKPQLEVLEKKRYAMHNKRLQFGGLTFLLIFIAWILVYLDQVNMYGLYFMCLFAPYASHVYFQNNFHDSSIEIEYKELVVREMMRFMDSTLKYDPTGFIPLEDWIASGVHPLIPDKYIGDDLITGSIEGVNVTISEVEVGVELPPKKSFFDKKKENPTPKYNTYFHGFFMIFELEDPPACDVFIFQDDIQKQWSQLGRLIEEKDERYGTYVPIRDIKFRKHFKVYAENRALAEKTLRDDFIQKLAKIGKHFNAKVDCVIRKEKMYVFLDMRKEIFKVDTTHSLTRPFILKSLYKDMATIVTVAHSLNDPIPEETDNVSSTIDNNFGSATNNNMQDEELDFSAPVDEDSFDDIPEPDAPATNFEDFDDELGDDVERSDNDLFGFDSQDEMAADDSELYGMNQDELDNSKFVQGFNFDDEDYYDDDKKD, from the coding sequence ATGAAGACTTTCGAAGAATTTAAATCCTATTTTGTAGAAAATATTAAACCTCAGCTAGAAGTACTTGAGAAAAAGAGGTATGCCATGCACAACAAAAGATTGCAATTTGGCGGTCTCACTTTTCTCCTAATCTTTATTGCTTGGATTTTAGTATATCTCGATCAAGTAAACATGTATGGGCTCTATTTTATGTGTTTATTTGCTCCCTATGCCTCTCATGTCTATTTCCAAAATAACTTTCATGACAGTAGTATCGAAATAGAATATAAAGAGCTGGTAGTACGAGAGATGATGCGGTTCATGGATAGTACACTAAAATATGACCCAACTGGCTTTATTCCTTTAGAAGACTGGATAGCAAGTGGTGTTCATCCTTTAATTCCTGACAAATATATTGGGGATGACTTAATCACTGGATCAATTGAAGGAGTCAATGTAACCATATCAGAAGTTGAAGTTGGAGTGGAATTACCTCCTAAAAAAAGCTTTTTTGATAAAAAGAAAGAAAATCCAACACCTAAATACAATACATACTTCCATGGCTTCTTTATGATTTTCGAACTAGAGGATCCCCCAGCATGCGATGTATTTATTTTCCAAGACGATATCCAAAAGCAATGGAGCCAATTAGGCCGTCTTATTGAAGAAAAAGATGAACGATATGGCACATATGTTCCGATTCGGGATATCAAGTTCCGTAAACACTTTAAGGTATATGCTGAAAATAGAGCATTGGCTGAAAAAACGCTAAGGGATGATTTTATTCAAAAATTGGCAAAAATTGGCAAACACTTCAACGCAAAAGTGGATTGTGTCATCCGTAAGGAAAAGATGTATGTTTTCTTAGACATGCGTAAAGAGATTTTTAAGGTAGATACTACTCATTCACTTACTAGGCCATTTATTTTAAAATCACTCTACAAAGATATGGCTACGATTGTTACTGTGGCTCATTCGTTAAACGACCCTATACCTGAAGAAACGGATAATGTAAGCAGTACCATCGACAACAACTTTGGTTCTGCCACTAATAATAACATGCAGGATGAAGAACTAGATTTTTCAGCACCCGTAGACGAAGATTCATTTGATGATATTCCTGAACCTGATGCACCAGCAACTAATTTTGAAGATTTTGATGATGAATTAGGCGATGATGTAGAAAGAAGTGACAACGATTTATTTGGCTTTGATTCTCAAGATGAGATGGCTGCCGACGATAGTGAATTGTACGGCATGAACCAAGATGAACTAGATAATTCTAAGTTTGTACAGGGTTTTAACTTCGACGATGAGGATTATTATGACGATGACAAAAAAGATTAG
- the rbfA gene encoding 30S ribosome-binding factor RbfA — translation MDSKRQHKFSRLIQKDLGEIFQQNSVAMFGGTFITVTHVEISPDLGLAKVYLSFLLEKNPEEKVKEIDVQNKTIRKILAQRIRHQARIIPELRFYYDNTAEEAEKIEDLFKDLDIPEDKKGEDEDDDIYTR, via the coding sequence ATGGATAGCAAAAGACAACATAAATTTTCTCGTCTGATTCAAAAGGATTTGGGCGAAATCTTTCAACAAAACTCTGTAGCTATGTTCGGTGGAACATTTATTACAGTAACTCATGTTGAAATTTCTCCAGATCTAGGTCTAGCAAAAGTTTACCTTAGCTTTTTATTAGAAAAAAATCCTGAAGAAAAGGTAAAAGAAATTGATGTTCAGAACAAAACCATAAGAAAGATACTAGCTCAAAGAATTCGTCACCAAGCACGTATTATTCCAGAGTTACGTTTCTATTATGACAATACTGCTGAAGAAGCTGAAAAGATTGAAGATCTATTCAAAGACCTTGATATCCCTGAAGATAAAAAAGGTGAAGATGAAGATGATGATATCTACACAAGATAA
- a CDS encoding DUF1338 domain-containing protein, translating into MENIVDQLWNEYIKVTPSAAKIQSIFEKEGETVANDHIAIRTFNHPSVNVEQLSAPFIAIGYEKQGEYIFEAKKLKAAHYEHRTDKDMPKIFISELRLELCSEFVQEVADSVIEASEVNHYSKNELLLQGRTWGLPSHKIYERLLEESEYAAWMYVFGFRANHFTIHCNKLNHFDSLMAVNNFLKDNGFEMNTSGGEIKGSKEQLLEQSSILADKMNIEFQEGTYEIPSCYYEFAKRYPMKNGELFEGFIASSADKIFESTDTVLSK; encoded by the coding sequence ATGGAAAATATCGTTGACCAACTTTGGAATGAGTACATCAAAGTGACTCCTTCCGCTGCGAAAATTCAATCTATTTTCGAAAAAGAAGGAGAAACTGTAGCGAATGATCATATCGCAATTCGTACTTTCAATCACCCTTCTGTAAATGTTGAGCAATTGTCTGCACCTTTTATTGCCATTGGTTATGAAAAGCAAGGAGAATATATTTTCGAGGCAAAAAAACTAAAGGCTGCTCACTACGAACACAGAACTGACAAAGACATGCCTAAAATTTTCATTTCTGAATTAAGGCTTGAACTTTGCTCTGAATTCGTTCAAGAAGTTGCTGATTCTGTAATTGAAGCTTCTGAAGTAAATCATTACAGCAAAAACGAACTACTATTGCAAGGAAGAACTTGGGGACTTCCATCGCATAAAATTTATGAAAGATTACTAGAGGAATCTGAATATGCTGCTTGGATGTATGTATTTGGTTTTAGAGCCAACCACTTCACTATCCACTGTAACAAATTGAATCATTTCGATTCATTAATGGCAGTAAACAATTTCCTTAAAGATAATGGCTTTGAGATGAACACTTCTGGTGGTGAAATCAAAGGGTCTAAAGAGCAGCTACTTGAGCAATCAAGTATTTTAGCTGACAAAATGAATATCGAATTCCAAGAAGGAACTTATGAAATTCCATCTTGTTATTACGAATTCGCAAAGCGCTACCCAATGAAAAACGGGGAGCTATTTGAAGGTTTTATCGCATCGTCTGCTGATAAAATCTTTGAGAGTACTGATACTGTGCTTTCGAAGTAA
- a CDS encoding zinc-binding alcohol dehydrogenase family protein, with product MKAAITQKPGDPTQIVYTDVEKPKSKTGHVLIQVKAFGLNRSELFTRRGDSPGVEFPRIQGIECVGIVEEDIDGVYQKGQKVMALMGGMGRFFDGGYAEYTLIPHSSVFAFDSSLSWETLGAIPEMFQTVSGSLHQALELQKDEVLLIRGGTSSIGMLACQLAKVIGAEVVSTTRNEKKSQTLRSNGADKVIIDNGEIYQKLKEEYPNGVDKVLELIGTQTLKDSLKCIRTKGTVCMTGILGNSWSFDHFEPMGDIPSLGRLTVYMGEASNINTSMLHEFIQAVEKGEIKLNIDKVYSLNEVAEAHQYMEDNKAKGKIVVVL from the coding sequence ATGAAAGCAGCTATCACCCAAAAACCAGGAGATCCTACTCAAATTGTTTATACTGATGTAGAAAAGCCAAAATCAAAAACAGGTCATGTACTGATACAGGTGAAAGCCTTTGGATTAAATAGATCAGAGTTATTTACAAGAAGAGGAGACTCACCTGGAGTAGAATTTCCAAGGATTCAAGGAATTGAATGTGTCGGAATTGTTGAAGAAGATATTGATGGAGTTTATCAAAAAGGACAAAAAGTGATGGCACTAATGGGTGGTATGGGAAGGTTCTTTGATGGTGGGTATGCAGAATATACCCTAATTCCACATTCCTCAGTTTTCGCATTTGATAGTTCATTGTCTTGGGAAACACTTGGAGCAATTCCTGAGATGTTTCAGACAGTATCGGGATCTTTACATCAAGCATTAGAACTTCAGAAAGATGAAGTTTTATTAATTCGCGGAGGAACATCATCTATTGGAATGCTTGCTTGTCAATTAGCCAAAGTGATAGGAGCTGAAGTGGTTTCTACCACTAGAAATGAAAAGAAGTCCCAAACTTTAAGAAGTAATGGAGCTGATAAGGTTATTATTGATAATGGAGAGATCTACCAAAAATTGAAGGAGGAATACCCTAATGGGGTGGATAAAGTTTTAGAATTGATAGGTACTCAGACATTAAAAGATTCCTTGAAATGTATCCGTACTAAAGGAACGGTTTGCATGACAGGGATTTTAGGAAACTCGTGGTCTTTCGATCATTTTGAACCCATGGGAGATATACCTTCGCTAGGTAGACTGACGGTATACATGGGAGAAGCAAGTAATATCAATACATCTATGCTCCATGAATTTATTCAAGCAGTGGAAAAAGGGGAGATTAAACTAAATATTGATAAAGTTTACTCCTTAAATGAAGTTGCTGAAGCTCATCAGTATATGGAAGACAATAAAGCAAAAGGAAAAATAGTAGTCGTATTATAA
- a CDS encoding geranylgeranylglycerol-phosphate geranylgeranyltransferase, whose translation MQATTPNTEKSFFIGVTDFLKLIRFKNLLIILLTQWMGRIFLIGPKSDWKLMFQDIGFWLLCLSTMLIAAAGYIINDYYDIKIDAINKPKKQVIGKVMKRRVAIFTHTIFNFIGIVIGLILSKEVGTVCFFVTFWLWLYSNDLKRRAFIGNISVAAMTSISIFLINIYFAEHNKAIYQFGIFAFFVSLIREVIKDLEDKEGDAKFGCKTLPIIWGDQKTKKLIYMLFVLFIVISIGMISRMSQLYFQYYFIFLSIPAFYIMFRLYKANKSKDYSVLSAMIKYYMIAGILGMLFI comes from the coding sequence ATGCAAGCAACCACGCCTAATACAGAAAAATCATTCTTTATAGGAGTTACAGACTTCCTAAAATTAATACGTTTCAAAAATCTGTTGATCATACTGCTGACACAATGGATGGGACGAATATTTTTGATTGGCCCAAAATCTGATTGGAAACTGATGTTTCAAGATATCGGATTTTGGTTACTATGCTTATCAACTATGCTTATTGCGGCAGCAGGGTATATCATCAATGATTATTATGATATTAAGATTGATGCTATCAATAAACCTAAAAAGCAGGTAATAGGTAAAGTAATGAAAAGGCGAGTAGCCATTTTTACGCATACCATCTTTAATTTTATTGGTATTGTTATCGGATTAATACTATCAAAGGAGGTAGGTACGGTATGTTTCTTCGTTACTTTTTGGTTGTGGTTGTATTCTAATGATCTAAAAAGGAGAGCATTTATTGGGAATATTAGTGTTGCTGCTATGACTTCGATCTCTATTTTTCTGATTAATATTTACTTTGCAGAACATAATAAAGCAATATATCAATTCGGAATATTTGCGTTTTTTGTCTCGTTAATCAGAGAAGTAATAAAAGATTTAGAAGATAAAGAAGGCGATGCTAAGTTTGGTTGTAAAACACTACCTATAATATGGGGTGATCAGAAGACTAAAAAATTAATTTATATGTTGTTCGTTCTTTTTATCGTGATTTCGATTGGAATGATATCAAGAATGTCGCAATTATATTTTCAGTATTATTTTATTTTCTTGTCGATACCAGCATTCTATATCATGTTTAGACTTTACAAAGCGAATAAGTCAAAAGATTATTCAGTCTTGAGTGCAATGATAAAATATTATATGATAGCAGGAATTTTAGGAATGCTATTTATCTAA